A section of the Marinoscillum sp. 108 genome encodes:
- a CDS encoding DUF3859 domain-containing protein: MKKKNTKTIEIEIINYGAYSEWDRVSNELPKFMALANTVDAVIGAEFGMIVEIRKAKGRYLDFLIEHPPFTDETGAVEPPFRGTFRVKHNPFQFFLGDSIWAPVEDKRGPWKLSILLEDEVIISKTIMIT, translated from the coding sequence ATGAAAAAGAAGAATACAAAAACCATTGAAATTGAAATCATTAATTATGGAGCGTATAGCGAATGGGATCGTGTGAGCAATGAGCTCCCTAAATTTATGGCTCTGGCAAACACCGTAGATGCAGTAATTGGTGCTGAATTCGGAATGATCGTGGAGATCCGAAAGGCCAAAGGCCGATATCTTGATTTCTTGATAGAACACCCTCCATTTACGGATGAAACCGGTGCGGTAGAGCCTCCATTTAGGGGCACATTCCGGGTGAAGCACAACCCATTTCAGTTTTTCCTAGGGGACTCCATATGGGCACCGGTGGAGGATAAAAGAGGCCCATGGAAGCTCTCCATCTTACTGGAAGATGAAGTGATTATTTCTAAAACCATCATGATCACCTAA